A genomic segment from Diospyros lotus cultivar Yz01 chromosome 5, ASM1463336v1, whole genome shotgun sequence encodes:
- the LOC127801594 gene encoding uncharacterized protein LOC127801594 isoform X2, translating to MLTGRSDLLPELGSSKDLLLPDPVSVLSEVEDQDSDTSEQILYTASFKELAAKNVQYDTIIWLSMSILLVLAWGIGIIMLLYLPFKRYVLRKDILSRKLHITPNEIVYKVSRPSHIPFWGVVTIEKQVPLSKVLDIIIEQGCLQSVFGIHTFRIEYIAHGKAAPVDELQVQGVSNPGHLRKIIVTEASKVIQDIGRSWRPTAQIIESESITRMGSSAENPTVLRSPSQSWKIVGSPHKVSVEPRGTLPAEMLHRLEEVNKSVKKIEFLIEKSQASPDRS from the exons ATGCTGACAGGCCGTTCGGATCTGTTGCCAGAACTTGGTTCATCAAAGGATTTGCTGCTCCCAGATCCTGTATCAGTGCTTAGTGAGGTTGAAGATCAGGATTCTGATACTTCCGAGCAGATACTGTACACAGCCTCTTTTAAAGAACTAGCTGCAAAAAATGTGCAGTATGACACTATTATATGGCTTTCAATGTCTATTTTACTTGTATTAGCTTGGGGAATAGGAATCATCATGCTGCTGTATTTGCCCTTCAAAAGATATGTGCTTCGGAAGGATATTTTATCTCGTAAACTACATATTACTCCTAATGAAATAGTTTACAAG GTGTCAAGACCTTCCCATATACCCTTTTGGGGAGTAGTCACAATAGAAAAGCAGGTGCCTCTGTCAAAGGTGCTCGATATTATCATTGAACAAG GCTGTTTGCAGTCGGTATTTGGAATTCACACCTTCAGAATTGAATATATTGCACATGGAAAAGCAGCACCTGTAGATGAATTGCAGGTGCAAGGGGTTTCTAACCCTGGACATCTGAGGAAG ATCATTGTAACTGAAGCTTCAAAAGTCATACAAGATATTGGTAGATCCTGGAGACCTACTGCTCAAATCATTGAAAGCGAGAGTATTACCCGTATGGGTTCTTCAGCTGAGAATCCAACAGTCTTGAGATCACCATCCCAATCTTGGAAG ATTGTGGGCTCCCCGCACAAAGTTTCTGTTGAGCCAAGAGGGACACTGCCTGCAGAAATGCTGCATAGACTTGAAGAAGTTAACAAATCAGTAAAG AAAATTGAGTTCCTTATAGAGAAGTCCCAAGCTTCCCCAGACAGAAGCTGA
- the LOC127801594 gene encoding uncharacterized protein LOC127801594 isoform X1: protein MLTGRSDLLPELGSSKDLLLPDPVSVLSEVEDQDSDTSEQILYTASFKELAAKNVQYDTIIWLSMSILLVLAWGIGIIMLLYLPFKRYVLRKDILSRKLHITPNEIVYKVSRPSHIPFWGVVTIEKQVPLSKVLDIIIEQGCLQSVFGIHTFRIEYIAHGKAAPVDELQVQGVSNPGHLRKIIVTEASKVIQDIGRSWRPTAQIIESESITRMGSSAENPTVLRSPSQSWKIVGSPHKVSVEPRGTLPAEMLHRLEEVNKSVKGCQTGQAPIPYELGLAHLIISGQAEPSNSGLVVQLDPTGLRDLQELVGLKQILIFLKILEII from the exons ATGCTGACAGGCCGTTCGGATCTGTTGCCAGAACTTGGTTCATCAAAGGATTTGCTGCTCCCAGATCCTGTATCAGTGCTTAGTGAGGTTGAAGATCAGGATTCTGATACTTCCGAGCAGATACTGTACACAGCCTCTTTTAAAGAACTAGCTGCAAAAAATGTGCAGTATGACACTATTATATGGCTTTCAATGTCTATTTTACTTGTATTAGCTTGGGGAATAGGAATCATCATGCTGCTGTATTTGCCCTTCAAAAGATATGTGCTTCGGAAGGATATTTTATCTCGTAAACTACATATTACTCCTAATGAAATAGTTTACAAG GTGTCAAGACCTTCCCATATACCCTTTTGGGGAGTAGTCACAATAGAAAAGCAGGTGCCTCTGTCAAAGGTGCTCGATATTATCATTGAACAAG GCTGTTTGCAGTCGGTATTTGGAATTCACACCTTCAGAATTGAATATATTGCACATGGAAAAGCAGCACCTGTAGATGAATTGCAGGTGCAAGGGGTTTCTAACCCTGGACATCTGAGGAAG ATCATTGTAACTGAAGCTTCAAAAGTCATACAAGATATTGGTAGATCCTGGAGACCTACTGCTCAAATCATTGAAAGCGAGAGTATTACCCGTATGGGTTCTTCAGCTGAGAATCCAACAGTCTTGAGATCACCATCCCAATCTTGGAAG ATTGTGGGCTCCCCGCACAAAGTTTCTGTTGAGCCAAGAGGGACACTGCCTGCAGAAATGCTGCATAGACTTGAAGAAGTTAACAAATCAGTAAAG GGATGTCAAACGGGCCAGGCCCCTATACCATATGAACTGGGCTTGGCCCACCTCATTATATCAGGCCAAGCTGAGCCCAGCAATTCTGGGCTTGTGGTCCAGCTTGACCCTACTGGTCTAAGGGACTTGCAAGAACTTGTTGGGCTCaaacaaattttgatttttttaaaaattttagaaatcatataa